A region of Gracilinanus agilis isolate LMUSP501 chromosome 3, AgileGrace, whole genome shotgun sequence DNA encodes the following proteins:
- the TMEM54 gene encoding transmembrane protein 54 isoform X5: MCLRLGGLSCHDYKKLLMKTGLVLLVLGHISFIAGALLHGTALRYVTDPQDAVSLQYAVSNILAVTSSILGRSLLATCSFSNSEPLSLTPDCPFDPTRIYSSTLCLWAISLTLCVAASAFAVRAAQLTHQLLELRPWWGKRSHKLVTESTSLTEGRDLLSCTSLEPTLL, translated from the exons ATGTGTCTGCGACTCG GTGGCCTGAGCTGCCATGACTACAAGAAGCTGTTGATGAAGACGGGGCTGGTCCTTCTGGTGCTGGGGCACATCAGCTTCATCGCGGGCGCCCTGCTGCACGGCACGGCCCTGCGCTACGTCACAGACCCCCAGGATGCCGTCTCGCTGCAGTACGCCGTCTCCAACATCCTCGCCGTCACCTCCTCCATTCTG GGCCGGTCACTGCTTGCCACCTGTTCCTTCAGTAACTCAGAGCCCCTCTCTCTGACGCCAGACTGCCCCTTTGACCCTACCCGCATCTAT AGCTCCACCCTGTGTCTCTGGGCCATCTCCTTGACCCTTTGTGTGGCCGCCAGTGCCTTCGCTGTCCGGGCAGCCCAGCTCACTCACCAGCTGCTGGAGCTGAGGCCCTGGTGGGGGAAGAGGAGTCACAAATTG GTCACAGAAAGCACAAGCCTCACCGAGGGTCGAGATCTCCTCAGCTGCACCAGCTTGGAGCCAACACTGCTCTGA
- the TMEM54 gene encoding transmembrane protein 54 isoform X4, translated as MCLRLGGLSCHDYKKLLMKTGLVLLVLGHISFIAGALLHGTALRYVTDPQDAVSLQYAVSNILAVTSSILIITCGITVIVLSRYLSLTSLGRSLLATCSFSNSEPLSLTPDCPFDPTRIYSSTLCLWAISLTLCVAASAFAVRAAQLTHQLLELRPWWGKRSHKLVTESTSLTEGRDLLSCTSLEPTLL; from the exons ATGTGTCTGCGACTCG GTGGCCTGAGCTGCCATGACTACAAGAAGCTGTTGATGAAGACGGGGCTGGTCCTTCTGGTGCTGGGGCACATCAGCTTCATCGCGGGCGCCCTGCTGCACGGCACGGCCCTGCGCTACGTCACAGACCCCCAGGATGCCGTCTCGCTGCAGTACGCCGTCTCCAACATCCTCGCCGTCACCTCCTCCATTCTG ATCATCACCTGTGGGATCACAGTCATTGTGCTGTCCAGATACCTCTCTCTCACCTCCCTG GGCCGGTCACTGCTTGCCACCTGTTCCTTCAGTAACTCAGAGCCCCTCTCTCTGACGCCAGACTGCCCCTTTGACCCTACCCGCATCTAT AGCTCCACCCTGTGTCTCTGGGCCATCTCCTTGACCCTTTGTGTGGCCGCCAGTGCCTTCGCTGTCCGGGCAGCCCAGCTCACTCACCAGCTGCTGGAGCTGAGGCCCTGGTGGGGGAAGAGGAGTCACAAATTG GTCACAGAAAGCACAAGCCTCACCGAGGGTCGAGATCTCCTCAGCTGCACCAGCTTGGAGCCAACACTGCTCTGA
- the TMEM54 gene encoding transmembrane protein 54 isoform X3 — protein MCLRLGGLSCHDYKKLLMKTGLVLLVLGHISFIAGALLHGTALRYVTDPQDAVSLQYAVSNILAVTSSILRWTVFAASVTSALFSLVCSLGLLASIAITFANQGRSLLATCSFSNSEPLSLTPDCPFDPTRIYSSTLCLWAISLTLCVAASAFAVRAAQLTHQLLELRPWWGKRSHKLVTESTSLTEGRDLLSCTSLEPTLL, from the exons ATGTGTCTGCGACTCG GTGGCCTGAGCTGCCATGACTACAAGAAGCTGTTGATGAAGACGGGGCTGGTCCTTCTGGTGCTGGGGCACATCAGCTTCATCGCGGGCGCCCTGCTGCACGGCACGGCCCTGCGCTACGTCACAGACCCCCAGGATGCCGTCTCGCTGCAGTACGCCGTCTCCAACATCCTCGCCGTCACCTCCTCCATTCTG CGATGGACGGTATTTGCTGCCAGTGTGACCAGTGCCCTCTTCTCCCTGGTCTGCTCCCTCGGCCTCTTGGCCTCTATTGCCATCACCTTCGCCAACCAGGGCCGGTCACTGCTTGCCACCTGTTCCTTCAGTAACTCAGAGCCCCTCTCTCTGACGCCAGACTGCCCCTTTGACCCTACCCGCATCTAT AGCTCCACCCTGTGTCTCTGGGCCATCTCCTTGACCCTTTGTGTGGCCGCCAGTGCCTTCGCTGTCCGGGCAGCCCAGCTCACTCACCAGCTGCTGGAGCTGAGGCCCTGGTGGGGGAAGAGGAGTCACAAATTG GTCACAGAAAGCACAAGCCTCACCGAGGGTCGAGATCTCCTCAGCTGCACCAGCTTGGAGCCAACACTGCTCTGA
- the TMEM54 gene encoding transmembrane protein 54 isoform X1, whose translation MCLRLGGLSCHDYKKLLMKTGLVLLVLGHISFIAGALLHGTALRYVTDPQDAVSLQYAVSNILAVTSSILIITCGITVIVLSRYLSLTSLRWTVFAASVTSALFSLVCSLGLLASIAITFANQGRSLLATCSFSNSEPLSLTPDCPFDPTRIYSSTLCLWAISLTLCVAASAFAVRAAQLTHQLLELRPWWGKRSHKLELPRCVSPGCSPSLCACSPAVVTPPG comes from the exons ATGTGTCTGCGACTCG GTGGCCTGAGCTGCCATGACTACAAGAAGCTGTTGATGAAGACGGGGCTGGTCCTTCTGGTGCTGGGGCACATCAGCTTCATCGCGGGCGCCCTGCTGCACGGCACGGCCCTGCGCTACGTCACAGACCCCCAGGATGCCGTCTCGCTGCAGTACGCCGTCTCCAACATCCTCGCCGTCACCTCCTCCATTCTG ATCATCACCTGTGGGATCACAGTCATTGTGCTGTCCAGATACCTCTCTCTCACCTCCCTG CGATGGACGGTATTTGCTGCCAGTGTGACCAGTGCCCTCTTCTCCCTGGTCTGCTCCCTCGGCCTCTTGGCCTCTATTGCCATCACCTTCGCCAACCAGGGCCGGTCACTGCTTGCCACCTGTTCCTTCAGTAACTCAGAGCCCCTCTCTCTGACGCCAGACTGCCCCTTTGACCCTACCCGCATCTAT AGCTCCACCCTGTGTCTCTGGGCCATCTCCTTGACCCTTTGTGTGGCCGCCAGTGCCTTCGCTGTCCGGGCAGCCCAGCTCACTCACCAGCTGCTGGAGCTGAGGCCCTGGTGGGGGAAGAGGAGTCACAAATTG GAGCTGCCCAGGTGTGTGAGCCCAGGCTGTTCCCCTTCACTCTGTGCCTGCAGCCCCGCTGTAGTCACCCCTCCTGGCTGA
- the TMEM54 gene encoding transmembrane protein 54 isoform X2: protein MCLRLGGLSCHDYKKLLMKTGLVLLVLGHISFIAGALLHGTALRYVTDPQDAVSLQYAVSNILAVTSSILIITCGITVIVLSRYLSLTSLRWTVFAASVTSALFSLVCSLGLLASIAITFANQGRSLLATCSFSNSEPLSLTPDCPFDPTRIYSSTLCLWAISLTLCVAASAFAVRAAQLTHQLLELRPWWGKRSHKLVTESTSLTEGRDLLSCTSLEPTLL from the exons ATGTGTCTGCGACTCG GTGGCCTGAGCTGCCATGACTACAAGAAGCTGTTGATGAAGACGGGGCTGGTCCTTCTGGTGCTGGGGCACATCAGCTTCATCGCGGGCGCCCTGCTGCACGGCACGGCCCTGCGCTACGTCACAGACCCCCAGGATGCCGTCTCGCTGCAGTACGCCGTCTCCAACATCCTCGCCGTCACCTCCTCCATTCTG ATCATCACCTGTGGGATCACAGTCATTGTGCTGTCCAGATACCTCTCTCTCACCTCCCTG CGATGGACGGTATTTGCTGCCAGTGTGACCAGTGCCCTCTTCTCCCTGGTCTGCTCCCTCGGCCTCTTGGCCTCTATTGCCATCACCTTCGCCAACCAGGGCCGGTCACTGCTTGCCACCTGTTCCTTCAGTAACTCAGAGCCCCTCTCTCTGACGCCAGACTGCCCCTTTGACCCTACCCGCATCTAT AGCTCCACCCTGTGTCTCTGGGCCATCTCCTTGACCCTTTGTGTGGCCGCCAGTGCCTTCGCTGTCCGGGCAGCCCAGCTCACTCACCAGCTGCTGGAGCTGAGGCCCTGGTGGGGGAAGAGGAGTCACAAATTG GTCACAGAAAGCACAAGCCTCACCGAGGGTCGAGATCTCCTCAGCTGCACCAGCTTGGAGCCAACACTGCTCTGA